One window of the Mobula birostris isolate sMobBir1 unplaced genomic scaffold, sMobBir1.hap1 scaffold_576, whole genome shotgun sequence genome contains the following:
- the LOC140193378 gene encoding basic phospholipase A2-like, which produces MLGLFVLLLLSAGAESASIESRNLIQFSDMISCAIPGCSALLRFNDYGCYCGPGGSGTPVDDLDRCCQTHDNCYGDAENKENCKTVFSPTMVYYHWSCSKGKIECGGGNYHCAKFICECDRNAAICFSKAKYNPENKGISQSRCK; this is translated from the exons ATGTTGGGCCTGTTTGTCCTGCTTCTGCTCTCAG CTGGTGCTGAGAGTGCTTCCATTGAGTCCAGGAACCTCATTCAATTCAGTGATATGATTTCATGCGCAATACCAGGCTGCAGCGCACTACTGAGATTCAATGACTACGGCTGTTACTGTGGACCTGGTGGATCTGGGACACCAGTGGATGACCTTGACCG GTGCTGCCAGACCCATGACAACTGTTATGGTGATGCTGAGAATAAAGAGAACTGCAAAACTGTCTTTTCACCCACAATGGTATATTACCACTGGAGCTGCTCAAAGGGGAAAATCGAATGTG ggggtg GTAATTATCACTGCGCGAAGTTTATCTGTGAATGTGATCGAAATGCGGCCATCTGCTTCTCGAAAGcaaaatacaaccctgagaataaAGGCATCAGTCAATCTCGCTGCAAATAG